A single Micromonospora sp. CCTCC AA 2012012 DNA region contains:
- the msrB gene encoding peptide-methionine (R)-S-oxide reductase MsrB, translated as MSLSESELPRTEDEWRVRLSPEEFRVLREAGTERPWTGEYVDTKTPGVYHCRACGLELFRSDAKFDSHCGWPSFDDAIPGAVKEIPDNTLGMRRTEIRCARCDSHLGHVFEGEGFTPKDTRHCVNSVSIRLEPEQG; from the coding sequence GTGAGTCTTTCCGAGAGTGAGCTGCCCCGTACCGAGGACGAGTGGCGGGTCCGGTTGAGCCCCGAGGAGTTCCGGGTGCTCCGCGAGGCCGGCACCGAGCGCCCGTGGACCGGCGAGTACGTCGACACCAAGACCCCCGGCGTCTACCACTGCCGGGCCTGCGGCCTGGAGCTGTTCCGCAGTGACGCCAAGTTCGACTCGCACTGCGGCTGGCCGAGCTTCGACGACGCCATCCCGGGTGCGGTGAAGGAGATCCCGGACAACACCCTCGGCATGCGCCGTACGGAGATCCGCTGCGCCCGGTGCGACAGCCACCTGGGTCACGTCTTCGAGGGTGAGGGTTTCACCCCGAAGGACACCCGGCACTGCGTGAACTCGGTGTCGATCCGGCTGGAGCCGGAGCAGGGCTGA
- a CDS encoding isoamylase early set domain-containing protein: MIKRNRLFGNQTRVTFCLPRDTPPGPVSVVGCFNDWEPGRHELVSRRDGTRTVTVRLGPGEYRFRYLASGGVWLDDESADAVDEQGSRLRL; this comes from the coding sequence GTGATCAAGCGCAACCGACTCTTCGGCAACCAGACCCGCGTCACCTTCTGCCTGCCCCGGGACACCCCGCCCGGCCCGGTCAGCGTGGTCGGCTGCTTCAACGACTGGGAGCCCGGCCGGCACGAGCTGGTGTCCCGGCGCGACGGCACCCGGACGGTCACCGTCCGCCTCGGCCCCGGCGAGTACCGCTTCCGCTACCTCGCCAGCGGCGGCGTCTGGCTCGACGACGAATCCGCCGACGCCGTGGACGAGCAGGGCAGCCGGCTGCGGCTCTGA
- a CDS encoding ribonuclease D, translating into MTDEPPLRRRPAESRTGEASQHPPSAAPEPADAGTEPVAGGPVPLTAPREGTPTPVATSSELAEVVARFAAGTGPVALDAERASGYRYSQRAYLVQLRRAGSGTALVDPLPLPDLSTLDAAIADTEWVLHAASQDLACLAEVGLRPRRLFDTELAARLAGFERVGLAALTEQLLGYTLEKHHSAADWSSRPLPESWLTYAALDVEMLVDLRDALAEELDRQGKSAWAAEEFAALVRSGARPARVRAEPWRRTSGIHRVRGARAQARVRSLWYARDQIAARRDAAPGRVLPDSAIVAAAELDPKDEKTLLTLPGFGGRSVRRLARTWLTALDDARQLPEDALPVAPAVEGPPPPHRWAERDPVAAGRLARCREVVVGVAGAHNLPPENLIAPDSIRRLAWQPPEEITEETVADTLRALGAREWQLTLLLPALAQALPTPTP; encoded by the coding sequence GTGACCGACGAACCACCCCTGCGCCGTCGGCCCGCCGAAAGCCGTACGGGAGAGGCGTCCCAGCATCCGCCGTCGGCAGCGCCGGAGCCGGCGGACGCGGGGACCGAACCCGTCGCGGGCGGGCCCGTGCCGCTGACCGCCCCGCGCGAGGGCACGCCCACGCCGGTGGCCACTTCGAGCGAGTTGGCCGAGGTCGTGGCCCGCTTCGCGGCCGGCACCGGCCCGGTGGCCCTGGACGCCGAACGCGCCTCGGGCTACCGCTACAGCCAGCGCGCCTACCTGGTGCAGCTCCGGCGGGCCGGCTCCGGCACCGCGCTGGTCGACCCGCTGCCGCTGCCCGACCTCTCCACCCTCGACGCGGCGATCGCCGACACCGAGTGGGTGCTGCACGCCGCCAGCCAGGACCTGGCCTGCCTGGCCGAGGTGGGGCTGCGACCGCGCCGGCTCTTCGACACCGAACTGGCCGCCCGGCTGGCCGGATTCGAGCGGGTCGGTCTGGCCGCGCTGACCGAACAGCTGCTCGGCTACACGCTGGAGAAGCACCACTCGGCGGCGGACTGGTCCAGCCGGCCGCTGCCGGAGTCGTGGCTGACGTACGCGGCGCTGGACGTGGAGATGCTGGTCGACCTGCGGGACGCGCTCGCCGAGGAGCTGGACCGGCAGGGGAAGTCGGCGTGGGCGGCGGAGGAGTTCGCCGCGCTGGTCCGCTCCGGCGCGCGTCCGGCCCGGGTACGCGCCGAGCCGTGGCGTCGCACCTCGGGCATCCACCGGGTGCGGGGGGCGCGGGCGCAGGCCCGGGTCCGGTCGCTCTGGTACGCCCGGGACCAGATCGCCGCCCGGCGGGACGCCGCTCCCGGTCGGGTGCTGCCCGACTCGGCGATCGTGGCCGCCGCCGAGCTGGACCCGAAGGACGAGAAGACGCTGCTCACCCTGCCCGGCTTCGGTGGCCGGTCGGTACGCCGGCTGGCCCGTACCTGGCTGACGGCCCTGGACGACGCCCGGCAGCTGCCCGAGGACGCCCTGCCGGTGGCCCCGGCGGTGGAGGGACCGCCGCCGCCGCACCGGTGGGCGGAGCGGGACCCGGTGGCCGCCGGCCGGCTGGCCCGCTGCCGCGAGGTGGTGGTCGGGGTCGCGGGCGCGCACAACCTCCCGCCGGAGAACCTGATCGCCCCGGACTCGATCCGCCGACTGGCCTGGCAGCCCCCGGAGGAGATCACCGAGGAGACCGTCGCCGACACCCTCCGCGCCCTCGGCGCCCGGGAGTGGCAACTCACCCTCCTCCTCCCCGCCCTGGCCCAGGCCCTCCCCACCCCCACCCCCTGA
- the hemQ gene encoding hydrogen peroxide-dependent heme synthase, translated as MTEQTNAARLKELNATVRYTMWSVYRATSPLPSLRENVIDEVESLFEELAGKDVTIRGTYDVAGLRADADLMIWWHSSSSDALQDAYLRFRRTTLGRALTPVWSQMALHRPAEFNKSHIPAFLAGEEARPYLCVYPFVRSYEWYLLPDAERRELLAEHGRLARGYPDVRANTVASFALGDYEWMLAFEADELHRIVDLMRDLRASGARRHVREEIPFYTGRRRSVADIVTCLV; from the coding sequence ATGACCGAGCAGACCAACGCGGCCCGGCTCAAGGAGCTGAACGCCACCGTCCGCTACACCATGTGGTCGGTGTACCGGGCGACCAGCCCGCTGCCGTCGCTGCGCGAGAACGTCATCGACGAGGTGGAGTCCCTCTTCGAGGAGCTGGCCGGCAAGGACGTCACGATCCGCGGCACGTACGACGTGGCGGGGCTGCGCGCCGACGCCGATCTGATGATCTGGTGGCACTCGTCCTCCAGCGACGCCCTGCAGGACGCGTACCTGCGGTTCCGGCGGACCACGCTGGGGCGGGCGCTCACCCCGGTCTGGTCGCAGATGGCGCTGCACCGGCCGGCCGAGTTCAACAAGAGCCACATCCCGGCGTTCCTGGCCGGCGAGGAGGCCCGCCCCTACCTCTGCGTCTACCCGTTCGTCCGCTCGTACGAGTGGTATCTGCTGCCGGACGCCGAGCGGCGGGAACTGCTCGCCGAGCACGGCCGGCTGGCCCGTGGCTACCCGGACGTGCGGGCCAACACGGTCGCCTCGTTCGCCCTCGGCGACTACGAGTGGATGCTCGCCTTCGAGGCCGACGAGCTGCACCGGATCGTCGACCTGATGCGCGACCTGCGCGCCTCCGGCGCCCGCCGGCACGTCCGCGAGGAGATCCCGTTCTACACGGGCCGCCGCCGCTCGGTTGCCGACATCGTCACCTGCCTGGTCTGA
- a CDS encoding DUF3000 domain-containing protein, whose amino-acid sequence MAPPIALPETFARAVAGLRSVSPRAEIVLEEVGAPQRLAPFAFALSAGVLRDGDEVATGRLILLHDPAGHEAWQGTLRLVTYVTAELEVDLASDPLLPGVGWTWLTDALDAQDAHHRAIGGTVTQTLSTRFGELAGPPAAGDIEIRASWTPLGDDLAPHLLGWCALLASTAGLPPPGVTALSSRRSHGLA is encoded by the coding sequence ATGGCCCCCCCGATCGCGCTCCCGGAAACCTTCGCCCGCGCGGTCGCCGGGCTGCGGTCGGTCAGTCCCCGCGCGGAGATCGTGCTGGAGGAGGTCGGCGCCCCGCAGCGCCTGGCCCCCTTCGCGTTCGCCCTCTCCGCCGGGGTGCTGCGCGACGGCGACGAGGTCGCCACCGGCCGGCTCATCCTGCTGCACGACCCGGCCGGGCACGAGGCGTGGCAGGGCACCCTGCGGCTGGTCACCTACGTGACCGCCGAACTGGAGGTCGACCTGGCCAGCGATCCGCTGCTGCCCGGCGTCGGCTGGACCTGGCTGACCGACGCACTGGACGCGCAGGACGCCCACCACCGGGCGATCGGCGGGACGGTCACCCAGACCCTCTCCACCCGCTTCGGCGAGCTGGCCGGTCCGCCCGCCGCCGGCGACATCGAGATCCGCGCGTCGTGGACGCCGCTCGGCGACGACCTCGCCCCGCACCTGCTCGGCTGGTGCGCGCTGCTCGCCTCCACGGCCGGCCTCCCGCCGCCCGGGGTGACCGCCCTCTCCTCCCGCCGTTCCCACGGCCTGGCCTGA
- a CDS encoding thiolase family protein — translation MPREVRDVVFVDGVRTPFGKAGGMYANTRADDLVIRCIRELLRRNPQLPPERVEEVAIAATTQIGDQGLTIGRTAALLSGLPKTVPGFSIDRMCAGAMTAVTTVASGIAMGAYDIAIAGGVEHMGRHPMGEGVDPNPRIIAEKLVDPSALVMGATAENLHDRVPQITKARTDAFALASQQKTAKAYANGKLQDDLVPVAIRDEENGWGLATTDEAPRETSLEKLATLKTPFRPHGKVTAGNAAGLNDGATASLLADEATARELGLPVAMRLVSFGFVGVEPEVMGVGPIPSTEKALRIGGLTIDDIGLFELNEAFAVQVLAFLDHFGIADDDPRVNPWGGAIAIGHPLASSGVRLMTQLARQFAEHPEVRYGLTAMCIGIGMGGTVIWENPHWEGNK, via the coding sequence GTGCCCCGTGAAGTTAGGGATGTCGTTTTCGTCGACGGCGTCCGCACCCCGTTCGGCAAGGCGGGTGGCATGTACGCCAACACCCGTGCCGACGACCTGGTCATCCGCTGCATCCGCGAGCTGCTGCGCCGCAACCCGCAGCTGCCGCCGGAGCGGGTCGAAGAGGTCGCCATCGCCGCCACCACCCAGATCGGCGACCAGGGCCTGACCATCGGCCGCACCGCCGCCCTGCTCTCCGGCCTGCCCAAGACGGTCCCCGGCTTCTCGATCGACCGGATGTGCGCCGGCGCGATGACCGCCGTCACCACCGTCGCCAGCGGCATCGCCATGGGGGCGTACGACATCGCCATCGCCGGCGGCGTCGAGCACATGGGCCGCCACCCGATGGGTGAGGGCGTCGACCCCAACCCGCGGATCATCGCCGAGAAGCTGGTCGACCCGTCGGCGCTGGTCATGGGCGCCACCGCGGAGAACCTGCACGACCGGGTCCCGCAGATCACCAAGGCGCGCACCGACGCCTTCGCGCTGGCCTCCCAGCAGAAGACCGCCAAGGCGTACGCCAACGGCAAGCTCCAGGACGACCTGGTGCCGGTCGCCATCCGGGACGAGGAGAACGGCTGGGGCCTGGCCACCACCGACGAGGCCCCCCGGGAGACCTCGCTGGAGAAGCTGGCCACCCTGAAGACCCCGTTCCGCCCGCACGGCAAGGTCACCGCGGGCAACGCGGCCGGCCTGAACGACGGCGCCACGGCCAGCCTGCTCGCCGACGAGGCCACCGCCCGCGAGCTGGGCCTGCCGGTCGCCATGCGGCTGGTGTCGTTCGGCTTCGTCGGCGTCGAGCCCGAGGTGATGGGCGTCGGCCCGATCCCGTCGACCGAGAAGGCGCTGCGCATCGGCGGCCTCACCATCGACGACATCGGCCTGTTCGAGCTGAACGAGGCGTTCGCCGTGCAGGTGCTCGCCTTCCTCGACCACTTCGGCATCGCCGACGACGACCCCCGGGTCAACCCGTGGGGTGGCGCGATCGCCATCGGGCACCCGCTCGCCTCCTCCGGCGTCCGGCTGATGACCCAGCTCGCCCGGCAGTTCGCCGAGCACCCCGAGGTCCGCTACGGCCTCACCGCCATGTGCATCGGCATCGGCATGGGCGGCACCGTGATCTGGGAGAACCCGCACTGGGAGGGCAACAAGTGA
- a CDS encoding Prokaryotic metallothionein, whose translation MATCEVCGNDYWMAFEVRTVSGDVHTFDCFECAIHRMAPICEHCETKIVGHGVEVSGRFFCCAHCARATEGDQGAEIRDAVGARPA comes from the coding sequence ATGGCTACCTGCGAGGTCTGCGGCAACGACTACTGGATGGCCTTCGAGGTGCGCACGGTCAGCGGTGACGTGCACACCTTCGACTGCTTCGAGTGCGCCATCCACCGGATGGCACCGATCTGCGAGCACTGCGAGACCAAGATCGTCGGGCACGGGGTGGAGGTCTCCGGCCGCTTCTTCTGCTGCGCGCACTGCGCCCGGGCCACCGAGGGCGACCAGGGCGCCGAGATCCGCGACGCCGTCGGCGCCCGCCCCGCCTGA
- the hemG gene encoding protoporphyrinogen oxidase — MRQPWRVAIVGGGITGLAAAVRLRDRAPAGTEITVYEQSGALGGKLRTGEIAGQPVEFGAESFLMRDSATGADSAAVTLVRRLGLADAIVHPTVGQAALAVDGGLRPIPGGTLVGVPGDLDRVATVATPAADADRDGGRPLLGADEDVAVGALVRDRFGDQVVDRLVDPMLGGVYAGRADDLSLVTTMPALARAARVEHTLVGAVRAAQAAAPRAPGAPVFGTLAGGLGTLVAAAARAGGATVRTDAAVRELHPTATGWRLTVGPTRDPELVDVDAVLLTVPARPAARLLAGPAPEVAAAVGGLDYASVALVTLALPEPELPELSGFLVPATEGLLIKASTFFTTKWGHLRRPDGIALVRASVGRYGDETSLQLTDDDLVATVHRELSKVLGTPLPTPVARHVQRWGGALPQYTPGHLDRVAAARTTLRAAHPTLALAGAGYDGVGIPVCVRSGETAAEEIITALGGSGS; from the coding sequence ATGCGGCAACCGTGGCGGGTGGCGATCGTCGGTGGCGGGATCACCGGGCTGGCCGCCGCCGTCCGGTTGCGCGACCGCGCACCGGCCGGCACCGAGATCACCGTGTACGAGCAGTCCGGCGCGCTCGGCGGCAAGCTGCGCACCGGTGAGATCGCCGGCCAGCCGGTCGAGTTCGGGGCCGAGTCGTTCCTGATGCGGGACTCCGCCACCGGCGCGGACTCCGCCGCGGTGACCCTGGTCCGCCGGCTCGGCCTGGCCGACGCGATCGTGCACCCCACCGTCGGGCAGGCCGCCCTCGCCGTCGACGGGGGGCTGCGCCCGATCCCGGGCGGCACGCTGGTCGGCGTACCGGGGGATCTGGACCGGGTGGCGACGGTGGCGACGCCGGCCGCGGACGCCGACCGCGACGGCGGCCGGCCGCTGCTCGGCGCGGACGAGGACGTGGCCGTCGGCGCGCTGGTCCGGGACCGGTTCGGCGACCAGGTGGTGGACCGGCTGGTCGACCCGATGCTCGGCGGGGTCTACGCCGGCCGGGCCGACGACCTGTCGCTGGTGACCACGATGCCGGCGCTGGCCCGGGCGGCCCGGGTGGAGCACACCCTGGTCGGCGCGGTCCGGGCGGCGCAGGCCGCCGCGCCGCGCGCCCCCGGCGCCCCGGTCTTCGGCACCCTGGCCGGCGGGCTGGGCACCCTGGTCGCGGCGGCGGCGCGGGCCGGCGGCGCGACCGTCCGCACCGACGCGGCGGTGCGCGAGCTGCACCCGACGGCCACCGGCTGGCGGCTCACCGTGGGCCCCACCCGGGACCCCGAGCTGGTCGACGTGGACGCGGTGCTGCTGACCGTGCCGGCCCGCCCGGCCGCCCGGCTGCTCGCCGGCCCGGCCCCCGAGGTGGCGGCGGCCGTCGGCGGCCTCGACTACGCCAGCGTGGCGTTGGTCACCCTGGCCCTGCCCGAGCCGGAGCTGCCGGAACTCTCCGGGTTCCTGGTGCCGGCCACCGAGGGGCTGCTGATCAAGGCGTCCACCTTCTTCACCACCAAGTGGGGGCACCTGCGCCGCCCGGACGGGATCGCGCTGGTCCGGGCCTCCGTCGGCCGGTACGGCGACGAGACGTCGCTCCAGCTCACCGACGACGACCTGGTGGCCACCGTGCACCGGGAGCTGTCGAAGGTGCTCGGCACCCCGCTGCCCACTCCGGTCGCCCGGCACGTGCAACGCTGGGGTGGGGCGTTGCCGCAGTACACCCCCGGTCACCTCGACCGGGTGGCGGCGGCCCGGACGACGCTGCGGGCCGCCCACCCGACGCTGGCCCTGGCCGGCGCGGGCTACGACGGCGTCGGCATCCCGGTCTGCGTCCGCTCCGGCGAGACGGCGGCCGAGGAGATCATCACGGCACTGGGAGGATCGGGATCATGA
- a CDS encoding GNAT family N-acetyltransferase, which yields MLPLIEVHVARFAELDVRTFHDLLRLRIDVFVVEQACPYPELDGRDVEPGTRHLWLTRDGDVVAYLRILADPDGVARIGRVVVAAAARGAGLAGRLMAEALALVGAGPCVLEAQTHLVGFYAGHGFTVSGADYVEDGIPHTPMRRAG from the coding sequence ATGCTGCCGTTGATCGAGGTGCACGTCGCGCGGTTCGCCGAGCTGGACGTGCGGACCTTCCACGACCTGCTCCGGTTGCGGATCGACGTGTTCGTCGTGGAGCAGGCGTGCCCGTACCCGGAACTCGACGGGCGGGACGTCGAGCCGGGCACCCGGCACCTCTGGCTGACCCGGGACGGCGACGTCGTGGCGTACCTGCGAATCCTGGCCGACCCGGACGGCGTGGCGCGGATCGGCCGGGTCGTGGTGGCCGCGGCGGCCCGCGGCGCGGGCCTGGCCGGCCGGCTGATGGCCGAGGCCCTCGCCCTGGTCGGGGCCGGGCCCTGCGTGCTGGAGGCGCAGACGCACCTGGTCGGCTTCTACGCCGGGCACGGCTTCACCGTCAGCGGCGCCGACTATGTCGAGGACGGCATCCCGCACACCCCGATGCGCCGCGCCGGCTGA
- the hemE gene encoding uroporphyrinogen decarboxylase, translated as MSTENAGAAARDGESRRGGPADSPFVRACRREPTPHTPVWFMRQAGRSLPEYREIRANVGMLDSCRRPELVAEITLQPVRRHGVDAAILFSDIVVPVAAAGVDLDIVPGTGPVVAQPVRTAEDVQRIRPITRDDVSYVDEAVRLLVTELGDTPLIGFAGAPFTLASYLVEGGPSRTHAKTKALMYGQPELWHALCARLAEVTLSFLTVQIEAGVSAVQLFDSWAGALSEADYRRYVLPHSAYVLAGLAHAGVPRIHFGVGTGELLTAMGEAGADVVGVDWRTPLDVATRRIGPDKAVQGNLDPTVLLAPWSVVETEVRRIVEQGRAAPGHVFNLGHGVLPETDPDVLTRVVALVHEVSARHAG; from the coding sequence ATGAGCACCGAGAACGCGGGCGCTGCCGCCCGAGACGGAGAATCCCGCCGCGGCGGACCGGCCGATTCGCCCTTCGTCCGGGCCTGCCGCCGCGAGCCCACCCCGCACACCCCGGTCTGGTTCATGCGCCAGGCCGGCCGGTCGCTGCCGGAATACCGGGAGATCCGGGCCAACGTCGGGATGCTGGACTCCTGCCGCCGCCCCGAGCTGGTGGCCGAGATCACCCTCCAGCCGGTCCGCCGGCACGGGGTCGACGCGGCGATCCTGTTCAGCGACATCGTGGTGCCGGTCGCCGCCGCCGGGGTGGACCTGGACATCGTCCCCGGCACCGGGCCGGTGGTGGCCCAGCCGGTGCGCACCGCCGAGGACGTCCAGCGGATCCGCCCGATCACCCGCGACGACGTCTCCTATGTGGACGAGGCGGTCCGGCTGCTCGTCACCGAGCTGGGCGACACCCCGCTGATCGGCTTCGCCGGCGCCCCGTTCACCCTGGCCAGCTACCTGGTCGAGGGTGGGCCGTCGCGGACCCACGCGAAGACCAAGGCCCTGATGTACGGCCAGCCGGAGCTGTGGCACGCGCTCTGCGCCCGGCTCGCCGAGGTCACCCTCTCCTTCCTCACCGTGCAGATCGAGGCCGGTGTCTCGGCGGTGCAGCTCTTCGACTCGTGGGCCGGCGCGCTCTCGGAGGCCGACTACCGCCGCTACGTGCTGCCGCACTCGGCGTACGTGCTGGCCGGGCTGGCCCATGCCGGGGTGCCGCGGATCCACTTCGGGGTGGGCACCGGTGAGCTGTTGACCGCGATGGGCGAGGCCGGTGCGGACGTGGTCGGCGTGGACTGGCGTACGCCGCTGGACGTGGCGACCCGCCGGATCGGCCCGGACAAGGCGGTGCAGGGCAACCTCGACCCCACGGTGCTGCTCGCCCCCTGGTCGGTGGTGGAGACCGAGGTCCGGCGGATCGTCGAGCAGGGCCGGGCCGCCCCCGGCCACGTGTTCAACCTCGGCCACGGTGTCCTGCCGGAGACCGACCCCGACGTGCTGACCCGGGTGGTCGCGCTGGTGCACGAGGTGTCCGCGCGCCACGCCGGCTAG
- the ligD gene encoding non-homologous end-joining DNA ligase — protein MGARATAEEFEIAGHTVRLSSPDRVIFPERGFTKADVFGYYLAVGEGIMRALKDRPTTLQRFPEGIGGEMFFQKRVPARGVPPWVATAEIAFPSGRKAAELCPVDLAHVAWAAQMGTVVFHPWPVRAADVDRPDELRIDLDPQPGTDFADAATAAGELRGLLDELGATGWPKTSGGRGVHVYLRIHPRWTFVEVRRATIALARELERRRPELVTTAWWKEERGRRVFVDYNQMARDRTIACAWSLRANARATVSTPVDWAELPDVDPDDFHLGSVPARLAERGDPHAGIDDTPWDITPLLEWAERDAAAGQGDLPYPPDHPKMPGEPKRVQPSKDRDRPRD, from the coding sequence ATGGGTGCCAGGGCCACGGCCGAGGAGTTCGAGATCGCCGGTCACACCGTCCGGCTGAGCAGCCCGGATCGGGTGATCTTCCCCGAGCGCGGGTTCACCAAGGCCGATGTCTTCGGCTACTACCTGGCGGTCGGCGAGGGGATCATGCGGGCCCTGAAGGACCGCCCCACCACCCTGCAACGCTTCCCCGAGGGCATCGGCGGGGAGATGTTCTTCCAGAAGCGGGTGCCCGCCCGGGGCGTACCCCCGTGGGTGGCGACCGCCGAGATCGCGTTCCCCAGCGGCCGGAAGGCGGCCGAGCTCTGCCCGGTCGACCTGGCGCACGTCGCGTGGGCCGCCCAGATGGGCACGGTCGTGTTCCACCCGTGGCCCGTCCGCGCCGCCGACGTCGACCGCCCCGACGAGCTGCGGATCGACCTGGACCCGCAGCCCGGCACCGACTTCGCCGACGCGGCCACCGCCGCCGGTGAGCTGCGCGGGCTGCTGGACGAGCTGGGCGCGACCGGCTGGCCGAAGACCTCCGGCGGCCGGGGCGTGCACGTCTATCTGCGGATCCACCCCCGGTGGACGTTCGTCGAGGTGCGCCGGGCCACCATCGCGCTGGCCCGGGAGCTGGAACGCCGCCGCCCCGAGCTGGTCACCACCGCCTGGTGGAAGGAGGAGCGGGGCCGCCGGGTCTTCGTCGACTACAACCAGATGGCCCGGGACCGGACGATCGCCTGCGCCTGGTCGCTGCGGGCCAACGCGCGGGCCACCGTCTCCACCCCGGTCGACTGGGCCGAGCTGCCCGACGTCGACCCGGACGACTTCCACCTGGGCAGCGTGCCGGCCCGACTGGCCGAGCGGGGCGACCCGCACGCCGGCATCGACGACACCCCGTGGGACATCACCCCGCTGCTGGAGTGGGCCGAGCGGGACGCCGCCGCCGGGCAGGGCGACCTGCCCTATCCGCCGGACCACCCGAAGATGCCCGGCGAGCCCAAGCGGGTGCAGCCCTCCAAGGACCGCGACCGGCCCCGCGACTGA